One window of Chamaesiphon minutus PCC 6605 genomic DNA carries:
- the rppA gene encoding two-component system response regulator RppA, whose protein sequence is MKILLIEDEPDLGAIVQKSLAHHQYIVDWVVDGKTGWEYLAHDRARSVSERESIYSLAIIDWMLPKISGIELCQRLRAEKYTLPILMLTARDRMEDKIAGLDAGADDYLVKPFGMEELLARIRALQRRAQVFQAERLQVGNLRLDYNKNAIAIADRQGTETAIGLTAKEFQLLEYLMQHPDRTLTHDQIRNRVWAFDSESTSNVVAAQIRLLRKKLAESGCENPIETVRGFGYRLNSF, encoded by the coding sequence ATGAAAATTTTATTGATTGAAGACGAGCCAGACTTAGGGGCAATCGTTCAAAAAAGCCTCGCTCATCATCAATACATCGTCGATTGGGTAGTAGATGGTAAAACTGGCTGGGAATATCTCGCCCACGATCGTGCGCGGAGCGTCTCGGAGCGAGAATCTATATACTCCCTGGCGATTATCGATTGGATGTTGCCCAAAATCTCTGGCATCGAACTGTGTCAACGCCTACGTGCTGAAAAATATACACTTCCGATTCTAATGCTCACCGCCCGCGATCGGATGGAAGATAAGATCGCCGGATTGGACGCTGGAGCCGATGACTACCTAGTCAAACCCTTTGGGATGGAAGAACTACTCGCCAGAATCCGCGCCCTCCAGCGGCGCGCCCAGGTATTCCAAGCAGAGCGATTGCAGGTGGGCAATCTGCGATTAGACTACAACAAGAACGCGATCGCGATCGCCGATCGGCAAGGCACCGAAACGGCGATCGGTCTGACAGCCAAAGAATTTCAACTGTTAGAATATCTCATGCAACATCCCGATCGCACCCTCACCCACGACCAAATTCGCAACCGCGTCTGGGCATTCGACTCCGAATCTACTAGCAACGTCGTCGCCGCTCAAATTCGCCTCCTCCGCAAGAAGTTAGCCGAATCTGGCTGCG